In Carnobacterium alterfunditum DSM 5972, the sequence TATTGCACTCCTAATGCTTAATGTTAATTATACTTTATAAGAAAGCCTTTTCAATAAGTGTTCAATTTGTTGTTTAACAATCATTAAAGGTGTATAATTCAATCATAATTGATCAAAAATGTGCAAGAGGAGATATATTAATGACACCTTACGAAAGACAAGAAAAAATATTACAATTGTTAAATCGAAATAATTTCATGAGAACAAGTGTACTAAGTAAGCATATATTAGTCAGTACTGCAACGATTAGAAGAGATTTGAAGCATATGGAACAGAAAGGTACCATAAAAAAAGTATCTGGGGGAGCTTATATAGTAGGTAATAATTCAGACTTAGCTTACGAGTATACTAATAGAATCAGTTTAGAAAAAAAAAAAGTTATTGCTAATCTCGCAGTCAATTTATTAAAAAATGGAAGTATCGTTTTTATAGATGCAAGTACAACTGTTAATATATTGTTAGATAGAATTGATAATTTTTCTAATTTAACATTTTTGACAAACTCAATTTTTTCAGCTAAGAAAATTGCTGTTATGGAAAGTAAAGAAGTATATTTAATTGGTGGAAAAGTAGATAAGCTTTATATGCATACACATAGTCCATACTCTTCGGAAACAACAGACATGTATCATAGTGATATTACGTTTATTTCAGGAAGAGGATTAAGCAGTAAAGGGGTGTCTGAGACAAACTTAAACGAAGCTGCTATAAAAAGAATGTTTAGAGATAACACAGATTGTTTGGTTCTATTAATTGATAGTACAAAAATGAATAAAAACTATTTTCATATAAGTATGGATTTTGAAAGTATAGATGTGATTATATCTGATAAAAAGTTACCAGATAATTTAGAAATAATCGCTTTAGAGAATAATATTCGAGTTATTTATGAATAATTAAAAAAATATAAAACATTCCAACTATATAGACTTGAGGATGCTCTCAATATTATAAAAAATGTTATAGGGCTTGAAAAAGATTCGTTCTTCTGTAATGCAAGAACCGAGGCACATGTGACTAATGATGGTAGTCTTTATTATGGAATATGGCAGGAAATAAGAAAGGTGATGTCATATGAAAGAAAAATCAAAACCTACGAAAATATCAGAAGTAGCAAGAGGAATATCACGAACGGATTCTTATCGTGATATACTCACATCTGTCTTTGCAGTCGTCCTAGCATTTACAATTGGGGCAATTATTATATTCGCTATGGGGAATTTCCTTTGGAAGCTTATGGTTCATTATTCAGAGTAGCTTTA encodes:
- a CDS encoding DeoR/GlpR family DNA-binding transcription regulator — its product is MTPYERQEKILQLLNRNNFMRTSVLSKHILVSTATIRRDLKHMEQKGTIKKVSGGAYIVGNNSDLAYEYTNRISLEKKKVIANLAVNLLKNGSIVFIDASTTVNILLDRIDNFSNLTFLTNSIFSAKKIAVMESKEVYLIGGKVDKLYMHTHSPYSSETTDMYHSDITFISGRGLSSKGVSETNLNEAAIKRMFRDNTDCLVLLIDSTKMNKNYFHISMDFESIDVIISDKKLPDNLEIIALENNIRVIYE